The genomic stretch TTGAGCGAAATTCATATGGTTTTGGCTCATTACCCTGAAAATCAGTATCAAAACTTTCGTCTATCATACCTGAAATTTTGACATAACCACCTATAGGAAAAACTGCAATTCTGTAATCGGTATGGTTGCCAAGTTCTATATCTTCAGCAAGTTTACCGAAAGTAAAGCCATTGATTTTATTCCAGCCGAATAATCTTTTGCCCATTCCAACTGAAAATACTTCAGCTCGCATTCCTGTCATCCTTGCGGCTATAAAATGCCCGAATTCATGTATTGCTACAAGTATTCCTATAACAATAATAAAATATATTATACTGCTTATCAGTTCCATTATTTCTTTTAATTATTTATTAAAAAACCGGTTAATTGTCTTGCCTCTGAATCAGAAGCAATTATTTCATCTAAATATGGAATATTTATATGACTTATTTTATCTAAAACTATTTCAATATATTTTGCAATATCGGTAAACTTAATTTTACCATTCAAAAATGCATCTACACAAATTTCATTTGCGGCATTCAGTACGCACGCTGCATTTCCTTCCAGCGTCATAGCCTTATATGCCAGTTCAAGACAAGGATATCGAGTCAGATCAGGCTCTTGGAAATCCAATCTTGCTACTTTTAGTAAATCCAGTCTTGGGAAATCATATTTTAATCTTTCCGGATAAGTGAGTGCATAGGAAATTGGAATTCTCATATCCGGTGTGCCAAGCTGTGCCTTTACAGAGCCGTCTGTAAACTGTACAAATGAGTGAATTATGCTCTGTGGATGAATTAAAACATCAATTTTTTCTTTGCTTAGGTCAAACAGCCAATGCGCTTCAATTACTTCAAATCCTTTGTTCATCATGGTTGCAGAATCAATTGTAATCTTACTTCCCATACTCCAATTAGGATGTTTCAGAGCTTCTTCGATGGATATTTCATCGAAATTCTCAAGGGGAGTATCCCGAAAAGGACCACCGGATGCAGTCAAAATAATCTTTTCAACACTCGAGAAATTCTCACCGACAAGGCATTGCAAAATTGCACTATGCTCGCTATCAACAGCAAGTATAGGCACATTATGCTCTTTTGCTGCTTTCATAACTATATTACCGGCACTGACGAGAGTCTCCTTATTAGCGAGTGCAACAACAGTTCCCTGTTTAATTGCTTCCAACGTTGGGATTACTCCTGCAAAACCTACAAGAGCAGAAAGCAGCAAATCATTTTCAGGTGAAGAAGCGGCAAAATTCACGCCTTCAGAACCGAATAAAATTTCGCCCTTAAATGTTGTTTTGTTTTTAAAATCAAAATAGGATTTTTCATCAGCAATAACAACACCCTTAGGATTATATTTATTGCAAATTTCCTCAAGAGCTCTGATATTATTATTGGCTGTAATATAATTTATCTCAAATCGCTCCGGCATCAAATCCAATACTTCAAGTGTCTGCCTTCCAATAGAGCCGGTACCGCCTAAAATCGTTATTTTCTTCTTTTTCATTTAACTTGATTATAAATATTCGCCTGTTATGTCTTTTTGTTGACGAACTGAGAAAA from Ignavibacteriota bacterium encodes the following:
- a CDS encoding 1-deoxy-D-xylulose-5-phosphate reductoisomerase, translated to MKKKKITILGGTGSIGRQTLEVLDLMPERFEINYITANNNIRALEEICNKYNPKGVVIADEKSYFDFKNKTTFKGEILFGSEGVNFAASSPENDLLLSALVGFAGVIPTLEAIKQGTVVALANKETLVSAGNIVMKAAKEHNVPILAVDSEHSAILQCLVGENFSSVEKIILTASGGPFRDTPLENFDEISIEEALKHPNWSMGSKITIDSATMMNKGFEVIEAHWLFDLSKEKIDVLIHPQSIIHSFVQFTDGSVKAQLGTPDMRIPISYALTYPERLKYDFPRLDLLKVARLDFQEPDLTRYPCLELAYKAMTLEGNAACVLNAANEICVDAFLNGKIKFTDIAKYIEIVLDKISHINIPYLDEIIASDSEARQLTGFLINN